One window of the Passer domesticus isolate bPasDom1 chromosome W, bPasDom1.hap1, whole genome shotgun sequence genome contains the following:
- the LOC135288994 gene encoding protein NYNRIN-like, whose protein sequence is MGIGNFLLVPESDYNLLGRDMIVELGIQIEVVEQEIRIKLCPLRLEDEKKINPEVWYSPDSAGRLEITPFKVTIRNPEIPVRIKQYPMSLEGRKGLKPEIDRLISQGLLEPCMSPYNTPILPVKKPNRSYRLVHDLREINKRTIARFPVVANPYTLLSKLSPDNHWYSVIDLKDAFWACPLDEASRDYFAFEWEDPETGRKQQLRWTVLPQGFTESPNLFGQALEQILENYQTDAGVTLIQYVDDLLLAGKEEEEVRRESIRLLNFLGLKGLKVSRAKLQFVEEEVKYLGHYLRRGEKRIDPERVQAILSLPIPKNKRQIRQILGLTGYCRQWIENYSSKARFLYQKLTQDGLMKWTQEDTENLKELKESLVHAPVLSLPDLKRSFYLFVNIEGGVAFGVLTQEWADKKKPVAYLSKLLDPVSRGWPTCLQILAGCALLVEEAKKITFNSSLKVYSPHNIRSVMQQKADKWISDARLLKYEGILLEAPNFTLETTAIQNPATFLFGSIEQEPLTHNCLITIEEQTKIRPDLEEEELDKGERLFVDGSSRVIEGKRQSGYAIIGGKGLQVVESGALDKSWSAQACELYAILRALKLLKGKEGTIYTDSKYGFGVVHTFGKLWEERGLINSQGKGLVHQQLIAGVLQALRGPKRIAVVHLKGHQTGTDLKTRGNNAADQEAKRAAAREMVLRENSGEQDRQRANTELVFTPEEEDKLKKLELSKNNGKWITQDGREILPKAVAQRILYKLHQSTHWGAQGLADHFATKYMTIGLHDIAKYITKSCPTCLRVNRSNLRKLPPGGRPLAKRPFSNIQIDFTELPKVGRIRYLLVIVDHLTHYVEAFPTTRETAQTVVKTLLEEIVPRYGVPETIDSDKGPHFTSKVTQDLANALGIKWEQHTPYHPQSSGRVERMNGEIKKQLTKLVLETKLSWVKCIPLSLLNVRTQPRADMGLSPFEMLYGMPYNLEKVQSNPNISDQNLNHYLTILAKYRKSLWEKGMWAQRPPLNLVLHQVQPGDWVLIKSWKENPLTPKWEGPYLTLLTTDTAVRTAERGWTHASRIKGPVNPSNFPEHPQNPQWRIKGPPDGLKLTLTKTPEMGHHPDD, encoded by the coding sequence ATGGGTATTGGAAACTTTTTATTAGTACCAGAATCAGACTATAACCTATTAGGTAGAGACATGATTGTAGAATTAGGCATTCAAATTGAAGTGGTAGAACAGGAGATTCGGATCAAGCTGTGCCCCTTAAGATTAGAGGatgagaagaaaattaacccTGAAGTATGGTATAGTCCTGACAGTGCCGGAAGACTGGAAATTACTCCCTTTAAAGTAACAATTAGAAACCCGGAGATTCCAGTAAGAATAAAACAGTACCCGATGTCCTTGGAAGGGAGAAAAGGGTTGAAACCAGAGATTGACCGACTAATCAGTCAAGGATTGTTGGAACCTTGCATGTCTCCTTATAATACTCCAATTCTCCCTGTAAAGAAACCAAACAGGTCCTATCGCCTAGTACATGACCTAAGGGAAATAAATAAGAGAACAATAGCTAGATTTCCGGTGGTAGCAAACCCTTATACATTATTGAGTAAACTAAGCCCGGACAACCACTGGTATAGTGTAATAGACCTAAAGGATGCCTTTTGGGCTTGTCCCTTGGATGAGGCAAGTAGAGATTACTTTGCCTTTGAATGGGAAGATCCAGAAACTGGAAGGAAACAACAACTCAGATGGACAGTATTACCCCAAGGATTTACAGAATCCCCGAACTTATTTGGACAAGCCTTAGAACAAATTCTAGAGAATTACCAGACAGATGCTGGAGTAACCCTGATACAATATGTAGATGATTTATTATTagcaggaaaagaagaggaagaagtaaGAAGAGAAAGTATAAGGCTTTTAAATTTCCTGGGACTTAAAGGTTTAAAGGTTTCAAGGGCTAAATTACAGTTTGTGGAAGAAGAAGTAAAGTATTTAGGGCACTATTTGAGACGGGGTGAGAAAAGAATAGACCCAGAAAGGGTACAGGCTATTTTATCATTACCAATACCCAAGAATAAGAGACAAATCAGGCAAATCTTGGGTTTAACAGGGTACTGTAGACAGTGGATTGAAAACTACAGTAGCAAGGCCAGATTCTTGTATCAAAAACTGACTCAGGATGGATTGATGAAATGGACTCAAGAGGATACTGAAAATTTGAAGGAACTGAAGGAAAGTTTAGTACATGCCCCTGTTTTAAGCCTCCCTGATTTAAAAAGatccttttatttatttgtcaATATAGAGGGAGGAGTTGCCTTCGGGGTACTTACCCAAGAATGGGCAGACAAAAAGAAACCTGTAGCGTATTTATCAAAACTTTTGGACCCCGTAAGCAGGGGATGGCCCACATGTTTACAAATATTGGCTGGGTGCGCCTTACTAGTTGAAGAAGCTAAGAAAATTACCTTCAACAGTAGCCTTAAGGTTTACTCTCCCCATAATATCAGGAGTGTAATGCAACAGAAAGCGGACAAATGGATATCTGATGCTAGGCTCCTAAAATATGAAGGGATTTTACTAGAAGCACCAAATTTTACCCTAGAAACAACTGCAATTCAAAATCCAGCTACCTTTTTGTTCGGGAGCATAGAGCAAGAACCTTTAACACACAATTGCTTGATAACTATTGAGGAACAAACCAAGATCAGGCCTGATCTGGAAGAAGAAGAATTAGATAAAGGAGAAAGGTTGTTTGTAGATGGATCCTCCCGGGTGATAGAGGGGAAACGGCAATCAGGGTACGCCATCATTGGGGGCAAAGGCTTACAAGTAGTGGAATCAGGGGCCTTGGATAAATCTTGGTCAGCACAAGCCTGTGAACTGTACGCCATCCTTCGGgctttaaaacttttaaaaggaaaagagggaacaATATATACTGATTCTAAATATGGGTTTGGGGTAGTACATACCTTCGGAAAACTATGGGAAGAAAGGGGACTAATCAACTCACAAGGGAAGGGATTAGTTCACCAGCAATTGATAGCTGGGGTATTGCAAGCCCTGAGGGGGCCAAAAAGGATAGCTGTAGTACATCTGAAAGGCCACCAAACAGGAACAGACCTCAAGACTAGGGGTAATAATGCAGCAGATCAGGAGGCAAAACGGGCAGCAGCAAGGGAAATGGTTTTAAGGGAAAACTCAGGAGAGCAAGATAGACAAAGGGCAAATACGGAATTAGTCTTCACCCCCGAAGAGGAGGATAAGTTAAAAAAACTAGAATTGTCCAAGAATAATGGGAAATGGATAACCCAGGATGGGCGGGAAATATTACCCAAAGCAGTAGCCCAACGAATTCTGTATAAATTACACCAAAGCACACACTGGGGAGCCCAAGGGTTAGCAGACCATTTCGCAACTAAGTACATGACTATTGGGTTACACGACATTGCTAAATATATCACCAAGAGCTGTCCCACTTGTTTACGGGTTAATCGAAGCAACTTGAGGAAACTACCTCCTGGAGGGCGGCCTTTAGCAAAAAGGCCATTTTCGAATATACAAATTGATTTTACAGAACTACCTAAAGTGGGGCGAATCAGATACCTTTTGGTGATAGTAGACCACCTTACACACTATGTGGAGGCGTTCCCAACTACTAGAGAAACTGCCCAAACTGTAGTAAAAACCTTGCTAGAAGAAATAGTACCAAGGTATGGGGTACCTGAGACTATAGATTCAGATAAAGGGCCACATTTTACCTCAAAGGTAACACAAGATTTGGCTAATGCACTGGGAATAAAATGGGAACAACATACCCCCTATCATCCTCAAAGCTCGGGACGGGTGGAGAGAATGAAcggggaaataaaaaagcaattaaCCAAATTAGTATTAGAGACCAAGTTGTCGTGGGTAAAATGTATACCGCTGTCCCTGCTGAATGTTAGGACACAACCACGAGCAGATATGGGCCTATCTCCTTTTGAAATGTTGTATGGGATGCCTTATAACCTAGAAAAGGTACAGTCAAATCCCAATATAAGTGATCAGAATTTGAACCACTACCTAACTATTTTGGCAAAGTACAGAAAAAGTTTGTGGGAAAAAGGAATGTGGGCCCAGAGACCTCCTCTAAATCTTGTATTACACCAGGTTCAGCCAGGAGACTGGGTGTTAATCAAGAGCTGGAAAGAAAACCCTTTAACCCCAAAGTGGGAAGGCCCATATCTCACCCTGCTTaccacagacactgctgtaCGGACAGCCGAAAGAGGGTGGACTCACGCCAGCAGAATAAAAGGACCAGTGAACCCTTCCAACTTCCCTGAACATCCACAGAACCCTCAGTGGAGAATAAAAGGACCCCCAGACGGCCTAAAACTAACTCTCACTAAAACCCCAGAAATGGGACATCACCCTGATGACTGA